TTCATCTTTACAGTTGAATCCACTGGTGCGATCAAAGCTTCTCAGTTGGTTCTTAATGCTATAGAAATCTTGAAACAGAAGCTGGATGCAGTTCGCCTGTCTGAGGATACTGTGGAAGCTGATGATCAGTTTGGTGAACTAGGTGCCCATATGCAAGGAGGATGATCTGCTTGTAATTAAGAACTAGCCATTGACATTTGTAGGTTTCAGAAAAGGCGTGTTTACATCTAACTAACTACCTTTTGTTTAAAACTCTTGAGATATTTTGGGTAGAACAGACTACTTGTTTTCCTCAATGAAAATTGTCAGCTATATGCCATCTGTTTTAAACTTAAAAGCCAGCAAAGCATGGACTGGCAAATCTTACTTGTTTTGAACCGATACAGTTGAAactaaattttacttaatttatgtaaatcTTGGCGGTCCAAGAAttctcttatcaacttaaacaTGAAACAAGCCAAAATAATACAATGACACGTTTAATAATCGTCTTCCTTGGCACGTATGTTTGGAACTCGGATTGAGTGTTTATGCAGattataattctcaagttatattttgattttagtaaattcatataagaacattttattattaagaattttatgaaattatatatcattattaaattatatttaatattaattattttaaattgtataaattcatataagaaaatttattatcaagaattttatgaaattatatattattattaaattatatgtaataataattattttaaattatacaaattcatataagataatttattagttataattattttaaattttattaaatcatatattttaattaaaatatatttaatattaattatttcaaattatcttttatagtatcatatattatgatttgagtaaattcatataagaatattaattattaagaattttattaaattatatattttaattataatatatttaataataattatgttaatttatattttatagtatcatatattatgatttgagtaaattcatataagaatattgattattaagaattttattaaattatatattttaattaaaatatatttaataataattatgtttaaatatgattaaattatttattattgataataatattattaaaatttaaataacaataacaataatcatttaccaaaacaaatttatgctaagggtattctagtcattttagttttttccattatgctattacacctctattccattcaaccaaacacaagattactattacgcctctattccattacattcaaccaaacagtggattagttattacacctctaatccaatacacctctaatcccaatacacctctaatccaatacacctctaatccaatacagcgaaccaaacgcacccttatACTTTTTTAAGTTTGACATCAGTGTAACTCTTAGCTATAATGAAACATCTTGTGTCTATTATTAGTTTAAGAGCTAATCctcattttaaattagtttttaaattttaaaacattctaattagattttttaaattattgatgttatttcaattatattattttattattgaaatcGTTAATTTAATCGTTAAATGACATGTAAGATTTTGTATGACATAATTTAAAGcaagaaatttaaagaaaagtaaaatatttgcataagtaaaatagaaaaagaaaagagcgtgaatatttttctatttttttttgttttaaactaTGTTACATAAAATCTAAACGTCTTacttaatgattaaattaataattttaataacagATAAATCTACTTAATATAGTATCTATAGTTTAAGGACGTAATCAGAATATTTCAAAATTTGGTGACTGAATTAAAATGAGAATTATACTTTAATGCAGTTAACTCTAATTTCTGATTGATATCAGATCTGTGTTGAAACCCGAATAACCCCTTTCCCCTGACTCCTCATAAAGAAAATGTTTGTATTAGCATCTTGCCGCGTGTCCTATCAGATATTGTTAACAACAAAATACAATACAATCGAGTATAGCAGATAATTACCACTTTTATAGATTTCGACCGTTAGAAGAACTTAAAAAAGCGAAGTCTAACGTCTCTTTCCCCACTTTCCTCAAATTTTTAAATTGCAAGAACTTTTTTTTATACTCCTTTCAATTTCAGCCCTTTTTAAATTTGCTTCAATTTCACAGCCAAAAATCGACTCATTGTTTTCAGATTTCatagcaaaagaaaaaaatggcGTTGAGACCCATCGATAATGCACTCCCTACTACACCAGAAAGACAAAAAAAACAAGCCAAATTGTCGATTCCGATCCAAACCCAGAAGAAACCATCAGATTTTGGTGTCAATGAAGAGAACAAGGCTTCTCCtttaccaccaccaccaccacctgcaGATGCCTCCGTTGATTACATTTCTTCCGAGAAGCTCAAACCCTTCGAAGACCCAGAGTCCAAAATCCAAGTAATTCTTGATTTTCTCTATATTAAAAGTAAACCCTGTTTGCAGATTCATGGTTCtgatttttatatgaatttttcaGGGATTGGTTGAAGGGTTAGAGTCAAAGGATTGGGTTAAGGTTTGCGAGTCATTGAATGATGTTAGGCGGTTCTCTTTACATCACTCCACCGTATTGCTTCCAACCTTGtaggtttctttattttttattttttttaattgctgTTTTGGTGGTGGGATTTTTGCGCTGATAAAATGTTTGTGATTATGCCAGAGAGAAGGTGATGTTGATACTGGTGAAGGCAATGAACAACCCAAGAAGTGCCCTTTGCAAGACCTCGATTATGGCTGCTTCAGATATCTTCAACGCATTTGGTGAAAAACTGCTTGATTTCACTGACTCTGGTGCATTTGATCGGTTGGTAAGTACCCAGTTGGTTTGCTTTTACCCTAAATCTCTTTTGAGGCTTTTCAATTTATGTTCGGTTTTGCACTTTTACAGTTGCTGCAACTGTTACTAAAAGCTTCTCAGGACAAGAAATTTGTATGTGAAGAAGCAGATAAGTCATTAAAATCAATGGTTAACACCATTGCTCCTTTGCCTCTGCTTAATAAGCTTAGTGGATATGTTAACCATGGCAACCTTAGAGTCAGAGCCAAAGCTGCTGTTTCCATCTCAAACTCGGTTTCCAAAATGGTAAACATTTTTATATACTGTTTTTGAACATTGTCTTACTCATTGAGCAACATAATCAACTATGGTATATATTTTACCAATGCTGCAGGGTGTggatgaaattaaagaattcgGGTTGGTTAAACTGCTACAAATGGCCACGGGTTCGTTAAATGATAGATTGCCGGAGGCCAGAGAAGCAGCAAGAAGCATTGTGTTTTCAGTATACAAGGCATTTACTGAAAATGAAGATGAGAATCCAGGGGAGGCTTGGCAAAGCTTTTGCCAATCAAGCTTGTCACCTATTCAAGCTCAGTCCATTATCAAAGCTGTAGGTTCACAGTAGGGTTTATGGTAAAAGTTTTTAGGGTTTCTCAAACTTTTTTAATGTAAATGCTGTTTTTACATGATTTTGGTGGCGAAAAATAACTTTGTTTTCATCCACTTTTTTCCTGTTCGCCCCCATTTTGTAATGTTCGAATAACACATTTGCTGTTGTTATATTCTTTAACGTTAAATGGAAGTTGACctagtttcatttttatttaaagaaCTTATCACTAAAAGTACCACAAAAATTATTACActcaatattttacattttttatttaaaaattgacaaattaatttcaataaatcaaaatgaaaaataaatcttttctattaaaaatttcattcaaacaattaaaaactaacatattaactaaataaccaaaaaatGACACATGTAAGTTATgttgatatataaaaattaatttgtccAATTTTTAAAATGAGAGAGCAAACTGCAACTTAACCCCCAAGTAGTACTTTTACAAAtacataaaagaaaatgaaaaacagaagtaatataataattcaatttgatACAATGGCCAACAACCGCGAGTTGCAATGGCACcaacatgaaaaaaaataacatttaatcaaataatagaatagagaaaaaaaaaggcaaCAAAATTTTCGAGACAACATTCCGATCAGAGTGATTCGATTACTCTGATCCGAGAGCACTCATTAAGATGTTCATCAACTTCAGTCTTCAACTCCAGGAAATCCTCTTCAACTTTTTTACAGTCTCTGTAATTGAATCCCTTCCATAGCTTATTCGGAGTTTGCAATGgaggcattttggttattttcaatcAAAGACTGCAAAGCCATCTCAACCTCAGCAAATGGTTGACCTGCATAAAGCTTAAGCTGCCCCTTCTGAACAACAATTACTTCCTTGGCATGAGATTTTACGGCTTCATTAAGTTCCTGCAGAATTCACCGGTTCTGGTCTAGCATTAGTCATATGAGAAACAGATTAAGAAAATGAATGCATTCTCAATCATGGTTCTCACTTTTACGGACATAGGAATGACGTCGGCACTGAAATCACCTAGATCTTCAAAAAAACATTCAAGAAGATAACAGAAATTATTGGCATCGCTGCGGTCCTCAAATGCAACAACACAAGAAGTTTTGCTCTGTTCCTGACCCTCGGATGATAATTGTATGGTAAAAAGCCCTTCCAGTCCTAGATCATCACCTCGTTGCATTAGAATAACCTGGAAATAGTTGCAAGTGCAACCCAAAAAGGTACAATGGGGCATTATAATAGTGAGAGACATGGGAAACCAAGAAGAATGAAATACGGAACTAATTGAAGGGAATTAATCAAATGATAATAATCCAGGCATAAGCTTTAGCTGCATTTACGTACAAGGACATATGGAAGATTCAGCCACCATGGATCAGTTTTGATGCCCAATTGGTTGCCCTTGACTTTATCGACCGGTGGCTTGTTGCTAACATCTCTTCTTTTTGAAGTACGCAATAAAGAAACCTTATTGGATTTGGTTTTAGCTTCCGGATTCTCTTTTGTAGAAATCTTCGACTTCAGGGTATCCAAATCTCTCGAGTTCATTGATTTTATAGCTTCATTAGACAACCTTTCTTCACTGCTCTCTGAACCAGCACTAGAAATTCAACAAATAATCAAGGAATGCAAAGAACTCAATAGAACTATAAACTCAAATCCAACTGCatataaaacttaacaaatttagAGAAAACTATAAATAAATAGCTTGAAAGTTGAAACAAGAAAAGGTCGTAATTTTTCTGTTCAGTTTCGAATTTCAGACAAGGCTAATCTAGATAACTACACAACTACATGAACATAATTACTAATAAGTCAACAATTGcaaagattttcaaaaacaatCGAACCTTGTATTATCGTGCAAAGATCCTAATTCCTCCTCCTCGATCTTTTCTCTATTACTCAGCAAGGAAACCGAGTCTTGACTCACTACTGCTGTTCCATCATCCACTTCCTCAAACCTAGAAGCATTAGCAGCTACAACATTCTTATTGCTCAATTTGCTACAGTCTTTTAAACCGGAAAAACCCTTCGCGCCACTTCTCAAACTCTTTTCAGGTCCTCGGAATTTGaacttcttctttacaaacaacctTTTGTTCACCTCTTTTTCATCATCACCATCATTTAACTCGTCCAAGAAACTTGAGTACGACCCCGGAAATGTATCTTTCTTTGAGTTCAGTTTCTTCTCTAACTTACTCAATCTAGTCCCAATTTCCTTTTTAATCCCAATTCTTGCCCTAGAATTCAAAGTTTCATCTTCTTCATCCCCATTTTTCGGTTCTGTTTTCTCAATTTTTCGAGCTTCCCTAGCCATagctctaatttcttcaactttttCTTCTAATTCAGATTCATCACAATAAACCATAGTTCTAGAATTCAATCCCACTTTCCCATTATTAAGAAATTCACCatttttacttctatttttcCTCAAGTTCCTATCTTTACCCTCAGAATCCCAATTTCCCATCACCCAAACAGCAATTAAAGTCTGAAACAAAAAAATCCCaacaaaataaaatccaaatttcGTTACTGAATAAGGAGAAAATTTACCAAAACCGCCACTGTTTTCTCCATTAAC
This window of the Gossypium hirsutum isolate 1008001.06 chromosome A09, Gossypium_hirsutum_v2.1, whole genome shotgun sequence genome carries:
- the LOC107935115 gene encoding TOG array regulator of axonemal microtubules protein 1; this encodes MALRPIDNALPTTPERQKKQAKLSIPIQTQKKPSDFGVNEENKASPLPPPPPPADASVDYISSEKLKPFEDPESKIQGLVEGLESKDWVKVCESLNDVRRFSLHHSTVLLPTLEKVMLILVKAMNNPRSALCKTSIMAASDIFNAFGEKLLDFTDSGAFDRLLLQLLLKASQDKKFVCEEADKSLKSMVNTIAPLPLLNKLSGYVNHGNLRVRAKAAVSISNSVSKMGVDEIKEFGLVKLLQMATGSLNDRLPEAREAARSIVFSVYKAFTENEDENPGEAWQSFCQSSLSPIQAQSIIKAVGSQ
- the LOC107935165 gene encoding uncharacterized protein isoform X1 → MAGMVSLTLSSVPKYSLKPLLFSRLSTPFPSKHTKRKNYLRPKILKTLTKPFPSSTPINPITPIESQPETKPLDVIVFEPPSDEIDKVEEFRVSETPGVVNGENSGGFGKFSPYSVTKFGFYFVGIFLFQTLIAVWVMGNWDSEGKDRNLRKNRSKNGEFLNNGKVGLNSRTMVYCDESELEEKVEEIRAMAREARKIEKTEPKNGDEEDETLNSRARIGIKKEIGTRLSKLEKKLNSKKDTFPGSYSSFLDELNDGDDEKEVNKRLFVKKKFKFRGPEKSLRSGAKGFSGLKDCSKLSNKNVVAANASRFEEVDDGTAVVSQDSVSLLSNREKIEEEELGSLHDNTSAGSESSEERLSNEAIKSMNSRDLDTLKSKISTKENPEAKTKSNKVSLLRTSKRRDVSNKPPVDKVKGNQLGIKTDPWWLNLPYVLVILMQRGDDLGLEGLFTIQLSSEGQEQSKTSCVVAFEDRSDANNFCYLLECFFEDLGDFSADVIPMSVKELNEAVKSHAKEVIVVQKGQLKLYAGQPFAEVEMALQSLIENNQNASIANSE
- the LOC107935165 gene encoding uncharacterized protein isoform X2; the encoded protein is MAGMVSLTLSSVPKYSLKPLLFSRLSTPFPSKHTKRKNYLRPKILKTLTKPFPSSTPINPITPIESQPETKPLDVIVFEPPSDEIDKVEEFRVSETPGVVNGENSGGFGKFSPYSVTKFGFYFVGIFLFQTLIAVWVMGNWDSEGKDRNLRKNRSKNGEFLNNGKVGLNSRTMVYCDESELEEKVEEIRAMAREARKIEKTEPKNGDEEDETLNSRARIGIKKEIGTRLSKLEKKLNSKKDTFPGSYSSFLDELNDGDDEKEVNKRLFVKKKFKFRGPEKSLRSGAKGFSGLKDCSKLSNKNVVAANASRFEEVDDGTAVVSQDSVSLLSNREKIEEEELGSLHDNTSAGSESSEERLSNEAIKSMNSRDLDTLKSKISTKENPEAKTKSNKVSLLRTSKRRDVSNKPPVDKVKGNQLGIKTDPWWLNLPYVLVILMQRGDDLGLEGLFTIQLSSEGQEQSKTSCVVAFEDRSDANNFCYLLECFFEDLGDFSADVIPMSVKNR